The following proteins are co-located in the Chlorocebus sabaeus isolate Y175 chromosome 21, mChlSab1.0.hap1, whole genome shotgun sequence genome:
- the PODXL gene encoding podocalyxin isoform X2, which produces MRCALALSALLLLLLSPLLASQDAPATKNPSNTTPKTTVRQNLTSASSVSTTATVQQSTVPTSKAMNTSSPTTASTRGVSIDSPGTTTQVSQTSGPVTTTETTGCCSNTTTANKGSGSSTQGADATTVAISTTTVKPDTTSSQNGAENTTNSGGQRSHSVTTDFSSTKVEHPTTHHPTNPVSPSQPTSTHPVATPTSSGHDHLMTASSSSSSSSTVASPGHTSTSSGMITTPPPSVILQRTEQTSSQMPASSMAPSSKGTVQPTSLTMALRTSPLPETMSSSPTAASTTHRYPDPPITPSPITDPPITPSPTLAPGSNWTKCEAPEMPSEKHLILNLTRNTLCAGGPPDEKLVTLICQAVKATFNRTQDECSIRLARIQGSQAVAVKEITIHTKFPAKDVYERLKDKWDELKDAGVSHMQLGDQGPPEEAEDRFSMPLIITIVCMASFLLLVAALYGCCHQRLSQRKDQQRLTEELQTVENGYHDNPTLEVMETSSEMQEKKVVSLNGELGDSWIVPLDNLTKDDLDEEEDTHL; this is translated from the exons CCCCGGCTACTAAGAACCCATCTAACACAACACCGAAAACCACTGTCAGGCAAAACCTGACTTCAGCATCCAGTGTCTCCACTACAGCTACAGTCCAGCAGAGCACAGTCCCCACTTCCAAGGCCATGAACACCTCGTCCCCGACCACGGCGAGCACCCGTGGTGTGTCCATTGACTCACCGGGGACTACAACCCAGGTTTCGCAAACCTCAGGCCCAGTCACCACTACCGAGACTACAGGATGCTGCTCAAACACTACTACCGCCAACAAGGGCTCTGGGAGCAGCACGCAAGGTGCAGACGCCACTACAGTTGCAATCTCCACGACCACAGTGAAACCTGACACCACAAGCAGCCAGAATGGAGCAGAAAATACAACTAACTCTGGGGGTCAACGCAGCCACAGTGTGACCACAGACTTCTCATCCACTAAGGTAGAACATCCAACGACCCATCACCCTACAAATCCAGTCAGCCCCTCACAACCCACTTCGACGCATCCTGTGGCCACCCCAACAAGCTCGGGACATGACCATCTTATGACAGCTTCAAGCAGTTCAAGCAGTTCAAGCACTGTGGCTAGCCCTGGCCACACCTCCACAAGCTCGGGGATGATCACCACCCCAC CGCCATCAGTTATCTTGCAAAGAACTGAACAGACCTCCAGCCAGATGCCAGCCAGCTCTATGGCCCCTTCCTCCAAGGGGACAGTGCAGCCCACAAGCCTGACAATGGCATTGAGAACGTCTCCCCTGCCAGAGACCATGAGCTCCAGCCCAACGGCAGCATCAACGACCCACCGATACCCCGACCCACCAATAACACCTTCTCCGATAACCGACCCACCGATAACACCTTCTCCCACCTTGGCTCCTGGGAGTAACTGG ACCAAGTGTGAGGCTCCTGAGATGCCAAGTGAGAAGCACCTCATCCTGAACCTCACAAGAAACACCCTCTGT GCAGGGGGCCCTCCAGATGAGAAGCTGGTCACGCTGATATGTCAAGCAGTCAAAGCCACCTTCAACCGGACCCAAGATGAGTGCAGCATACGGCTGGCACGCATTCAAGGAAGTCAGGCAGTGGCCGTCAAAGAAATCACTATTCACA CTAAGTTCCCTGCCAAGGATGTGTACGAGCGGCTGAAGGACAAATGGGATGAACTAAAGGAC GCAGGGGTCAGTCACATGCAGCTGGGGGACCAGGGGCCACCGGAGGAGGCCGAGGACCGCTTCAGCATGCCCCTCATCATCACCATCGTCTGCATGGCATCCTTCCTGCTCCTCGTGGCGGCCCTCTATGGCTGCTGCCACCAGCGCCTCTCCCAGAGGAAGGACCAG CAACGGCTAACAGAGGAGCTGCAGACGGTGGAGAATGGTTACCATGACAACCCGACACTGGAAGTGATGGAGACCTCTTCTGAGATGCAGGAGAAGAAGGTGGTCAGCCTCAACGGGGAGCTAGGGGACAGCTGGATCGTCCCTCTGGACAACCTGACCAAGGACGACCTGGATGAGGAGGAAGACACACACCTCTAG
- the PODXL gene encoding podocalyxin isoform X1 — MRCALALSALLLLLLSPLLASQDAAPATKNPSNTTPKTTVRQNLTSASSVSTTATVQQSTVPTSKAMNTSSPTTASTRGVSIDSPGTTTQVSQTSGPVTTTETTGCCSNTTTANKGSGSSTQGADATTVAISTTTVKPDTTSSQNGAENTTNSGGQRSHSVTTDFSSTKVEHPTTHHPTNPVSPSQPTSTHPVATPTSSGHDHLMTASSSSSSSSTVASPGHTSTSSGMITTPPPSVILQRTEQTSSQMPASSMAPSSKGTVQPTSLTMALRTSPLPETMSSSPTAASTTHRYPDPPITPSPITDPPITPSPTLAPGSNWTKCEAPEMPSEKHLILNLTRNTLCAGGPPDEKLVTLICQAVKATFNRTQDECSIRLARIQGSQAVAVKEITIHTKFPAKDVYERLKDKWDELKDAGVSHMQLGDQGPPEEAEDRFSMPLIITIVCMASFLLLVAALYGCCHQRLSQRKDQQRLTEELQTVENGYHDNPTLEVMETSSEMQEKKVVSLNGELGDSWIVPLDNLTKDDLDEEEDTHL, encoded by the exons CAGCCCCGGCTACTAAGAACCCATCTAACACAACACCGAAAACCACTGTCAGGCAAAACCTGACTTCAGCATCCAGTGTCTCCACTACAGCTACAGTCCAGCAGAGCACAGTCCCCACTTCCAAGGCCATGAACACCTCGTCCCCGACCACGGCGAGCACCCGTGGTGTGTCCATTGACTCACCGGGGACTACAACCCAGGTTTCGCAAACCTCAGGCCCAGTCACCACTACCGAGACTACAGGATGCTGCTCAAACACTACTACCGCCAACAAGGGCTCTGGGAGCAGCACGCAAGGTGCAGACGCCACTACAGTTGCAATCTCCACGACCACAGTGAAACCTGACACCACAAGCAGCCAGAATGGAGCAGAAAATACAACTAACTCTGGGGGTCAACGCAGCCACAGTGTGACCACAGACTTCTCATCCACTAAGGTAGAACATCCAACGACCCATCACCCTACAAATCCAGTCAGCCCCTCACAACCCACTTCGACGCATCCTGTGGCCACCCCAACAAGCTCGGGACATGACCATCTTATGACAGCTTCAAGCAGTTCAAGCAGTTCAAGCACTGTGGCTAGCCCTGGCCACACCTCCACAAGCTCGGGGATGATCACCACCCCAC CGCCATCAGTTATCTTGCAAAGAACTGAACAGACCTCCAGCCAGATGCCAGCCAGCTCTATGGCCCCTTCCTCCAAGGGGACAGTGCAGCCCACAAGCCTGACAATGGCATTGAGAACGTCTCCCCTGCCAGAGACCATGAGCTCCAGCCCAACGGCAGCATCAACGACCCACCGATACCCCGACCCACCAATAACACCTTCTCCGATAACCGACCCACCGATAACACCTTCTCCCACCTTGGCTCCTGGGAGTAACTGG ACCAAGTGTGAGGCTCCTGAGATGCCAAGTGAGAAGCACCTCATCCTGAACCTCACAAGAAACACCCTCTGT GCAGGGGGCCCTCCAGATGAGAAGCTGGTCACGCTGATATGTCAAGCAGTCAAAGCCACCTTCAACCGGACCCAAGATGAGTGCAGCATACGGCTGGCACGCATTCAAGGAAGTCAGGCAGTGGCCGTCAAAGAAATCACTATTCACA CTAAGTTCCCTGCCAAGGATGTGTACGAGCGGCTGAAGGACAAATGGGATGAACTAAAGGAC GCAGGGGTCAGTCACATGCAGCTGGGGGACCAGGGGCCACCGGAGGAGGCCGAGGACCGCTTCAGCATGCCCCTCATCATCACCATCGTCTGCATGGCATCCTTCCTGCTCCTCGTGGCGGCCCTCTATGGCTGCTGCCACCAGCGCCTCTCCCAGAGGAAGGACCAG CAACGGCTAACAGAGGAGCTGCAGACGGTGGAGAATGGTTACCATGACAACCCGACACTGGAAGTGATGGAGACCTCTTCTGAGATGCAGGAGAAGAAGGTGGTCAGCCTCAACGGGGAGCTAGGGGACAGCTGGATCGTCCCTCTGGACAACCTGACCAAGGACGACCTGGATGAGGAGGAAGACACACACCTCTAG